In Quercus robur chromosome 11, dhQueRobu3.1, whole genome shotgun sequence, the following proteins share a genomic window:
- the LOC126707124 gene encoding protein FLOURY 1-like, which translates to MHILRHFCLLVVICTVFNLHKRFLQSFLGFLVMDCASCLTFLNQGNGFGCGFFVFGYFSHVFNFLGLFYIIGLCLKFLQFGWHGMDLMQFLCEFRGKSRGFRKGVPLKSGAGEVSDSKIMPCERESLKLLENSKSQKQAVNSNGDALEENDDDKKECHGEDEEFDVMALRKLVKIERQRANGSYAELEKERMAAASAAEEAMAMILRLQREKSSIEIQANQYRRLAEQKQQYDQEVIQSLRWIVMKHESNRTLLEDQLRFCRQKLKLCTMKGNEVDHGPEGVDASMRFLNSSTEHGFDDMLISSLDMDSSML; encoded by the coding sequence ATGCATATTCTGAGACATTTTTGCTTATTGGTTGTCATTTGCACTGTTTTTAATTTGCATAAGAGGTTTTTGCAAAGCTTTTTGGGGTTTCTGGTTATGGACTGCGCTTCATGTTTGACGTTTCTGAATCAGGGAAATGGGTTTGGTTGTGGGTTTTTCGTGTTTGGGTATTTCtcacatgttttcaattttttggggTTGTTTTATATAATTGGTTTGTGTTTGAAGTTTTTGCAATTTGGTTGGCACGGTATGGATTTGATGCAATTTTTGTGTGAATTCAGAGGGAAATCAAGAGGTTTTAGAAAGGGGGTTCCTCTAAAAAGTGGTGCGGGTGAAGTATCTGATTCAAAGATTATGCCTTGTGAGCGTGAATCGTTGAAATTGTTGGAGAATTCAAAGTCACAGAAACAGGCTGTGAATTCAAATGGTGATGCTTTGGAAGAGAATGATGATGACAAAAAAGAATGCCATGgtgaagatgaagaatttgatgtAATGGCGTTGAGAAAATTGGTGAAGATAGAGAGGCAGCGAGCAAATGGCTCTTATGCAGAGcttgagaaggaaagaatggcGGCTGCATCGGCAGCAGAGGAGGCAATGGCCATGATTTTGCGGCTTCAAAGAGAGAAAAGCTCAATAGAAATTCAAGCCAATCAATACCGCAGATTGGCTGAGCAGAAGCAGCAATATGACCAAGAAGTGATACAATCTTTGCGATGGATTGTGATGAAACACGAGTCTAATAGGACTTTGTTGGAAGATCAATTGAGGTTTTGTAGGCAAAAGTTGAAGCTTTGTACTATGAAGGGAAATGAAGTGGATCATGGACCTGAAGGAGTTGATGCAAGTATGAGATTTTTGAATTCCAGTACAGAACATGGTTTTGATGATATGCTAATTAGTTCTCTTGACATGGATTCCTCAATGTTGTAA